The genome window TCAGAGGAAAATAACAACCAGAGAGCCCAAAGAGGTTCCAACTCAGTAGACTAGTGGAAGACCAGCCTGTTTTATTTGTGGGGTCAGCACGACTTGTAGATGATCTGAAAACATCGCTCAGACACTGAATCGCCGATCTCTGACAGACAGGAGTAGCTTTAGTCACATGAGCAGCAGAATTTAAAGACGTTTTTCTGACTGAGCaaagtccttttttttccccagtgatTAACTGAGGCTGATACCAGTTGAGTTGCTTCCCCGTAAAAGTTACTCACAATGCCAGCAGCGCGCTTTAGGGATGGCAGTCGCAGTCTCTCCATCCAGCAAATGAATCCAGACCAGAATATTTCAACATCTTTTGGATGAATTGGCTCAAATATCTGGACAGGCGTTGAtggttcccagaggatgaatcacAGTGACTTAGTAATAGGTTCACATTTGTGTCTCAGCaacttggaaaaaaacaaagacatttccaGATGACCCCAAACTTCGAATTGAACAATAGTATATAATCTAGCACAAGCGTCAGTTCAGCATTTCCTGATCACAACTACTGGCAATCCCATCAGCCTCAGTTGTCTATTGTATGTAGTGCTAATTATTGTTAGCATGCTAAGATGCGTAAATAAATTGGTGAACATTAATTCTGCTAGCTCAGCATGTTAGTAATTGGTTGATCAGGTGATCAGGAATAAATATCAAAGTAGATCAAGACATTTCTTTACACCATTATCTCGTACGCTGTCCCAGAGAAAccgtgtttttgtgttttgtaaaacatgAACTGTGTGTTGATTGAGGTGAAGCAGAATTAGCATGTTGTTTTGGGCCTGAGGGATGTTATTGGAGCATGTCTACTTGTTCTGTCATGCATGATCTAACACCATATAACAGCAAATACTAAAGGGGCCTAGTAAAGGCATTACCTGCAGCCATAATGAGCACCTGGGCCTCAGCTAAAATACACATCATAAACTGGAGTCAAACACACTTGATTTATGATTTTGGTTACGAATTGTGAAGCAAAGGCCGTTTTTCAATGTATTAATTAAAGTCAAATGTATGTAATAGCCGTGCTGTGAGCGTGCAGAGAGGTTTGATGGAGAGATGTTGACTAAAAAGGAAACATTGAGAAAGTTgttagctttttattttgtcctcgTTTACACTGTTTATTagcattgattttatttgtaagcACTCGTTTTCTCGTTCTTATTCCACAGTTTGTTACTGATGTCCTTTTTCTCccacacaccttttttttttttttgtctttatcgTTGATTTGTACAGATACAATGAGGTTTCataggaaaatgtgttttgcttttgcttcggaccacagccacacagacagagaaatccACATCCGATAAAAAgtccacacgcacacactcatactaatttgacataaataaaaagtgatttttttctgtcttttttattaCATTGTGAACAGTCCTTTGTGCAACAACATGGTGGTAATATATCCACTGCCTTCCTTCCTTCTTGGTTGATGAATTCCCCGCTACAGGAGCGTCAGTCAGCCTCCACGTTATCCTGCTGTCTAGTAAAGCAACCCTTTGCTTTTCTTCAGATCAGTCTGCTTCCAGCTCGGGAGCGAAGCGTATTCGTCTCTCTTCATTTCCAAAACAGTCTGAAACATAATTACAGAGATTTATTTATGGTGGAAACCATGTAGAGAtttataaatagataaatgcgAATGGAAAAGTTTAAACTGAACATCAAATGAGGATTTATCATATAAATGTAACATGAGCATCAAAATCTGGTAAACACTGCGGCCTGCTGGTGGAAGGACGTCACTGCGTgttgctgcagctcctccatcaGTCTATACCTGGAAGTCCTGGTCAGACAGGTAGACCTCCAGCTGCTGTGGGTCCACTCCTTCAGGTAAAgggctctgcagcagctcctccagaggGTACTGGGTGTTCATGAGCTGGGCCAGGGCGTCCTGCACCAAGGTCAGCTTAACCTGCCCTGTGTCACCCTGACGCACAACAACATGCATCAAACAAATGTAAGGGAAAAGATAGTTATATTGCTTTGACTGCCAACGACAATGTGAGATATTAGATGTGTATTGTATATTTGAGGAGCAAACTTGACTCATGAATAAGACATGTACTTCCATATCTTGAGAATttactctctccctctgtcactcatcgttgacaaaataaaacaattcagTAGAATTCAGTGTTCATATTCTAATCTAACTGACCCACAATGTCAAAGAAAATAGGCTGCTGTCAATAGGAAACCTGGTATTTCACCCTCTTCTGTTATATCTTGACTCAAGAGAAAAAGATAAAGCCTAAAATATTTCTCTATTTTAGATTCAAAGGTCAATTTTAAAGTTTTGGAGTCTAAAAAATTGATGTGTTGCTTAGAGCAGACTCCTGAACCCAACTGACAGTAATTACACTTAcaagaaatattattattaatattatttgaaaataaaagtccatataattaattaataggCAAGCCTTAATTTAGACTAAATTCTTTGAGGGTTAAATTCTTCCTTGCTGGATTAATTTTAGAAACTTATGAGCCAATAAAGTAGAACAGAAGGaaacactgcaggttttattGGATGCATTTCTGTAGTTGTCAGCAGTGAAGGACCTTTCTCATCTTTGCAGTGGgtaaatatttgataaaaatactgttaaaatactttgcagcagcagcagcagccaacagGGACATACCATTTTTGTTAAGCTCTCTATTCTTGataactcttcttttttttttttttttgccctgtacagacacccacccacacacacatctaacaCACGCCACAGGACTACACAACTCCCACCATGTTTCTGGATGATAACTGATTATATGACTGCATGGCATTAGTACCTGTGTGTGGGGTCCGAGGCTTTTATCCCAGTGTGGGAAGACATTAGTGAATGTTAGAGGTTCAGACCCTTCAAAAATGAGGTAGGCCTGCGGGGGTCTTCTTGGGTTCAGTTCTAGGaaacaggaacatttttttttttatacacatcAAATACAAGCTTAATTTCCAAACATTGGCTTTCAAACATTTTCCTCTTACCTTTGCAGTACTGCAGCGCTGTCTGCAAGGCGCACCTCCGCTCATTATGCCAGCGGCTCCAGGCTGAATCCGCGCTCTCTGTCTGCTCAGGCTGACCCCTCTGCCACAGGTAAACCTCCAGACGGTTGTCGAGCAGGAACAAGGCTAAAGGGTAAGGGATATGTTGAGCCACTTcttaaaatctctttttttgttgttattttgtgttacaTTTCTCAGTGAATCCCACCTGGCTGCTGTACAGAGTACAGGCTCTCCTGTACGAAGGGCATTGCCATCACAATCCCCGGCACCCGACATGGGCTCTGCAGCTCTTTCGCCTGGAAGCTCCCAGAGCAGGCACTCAGATGGAAGAGACGAGGCGTGAAGTTATACTTACCTGGAtctgacacaaaacagacaTGTAGCTTTTTCTGGTTTGAGTGTTTACAGAGTTAATGAAACTCTCCTGGGAGGAGCGAAGCAAAGAAAGCGTCGTTTCATACCTTGCAGCATGCAGTCATAGGCCTTCCTGTCCATCTCTCCCAGCGCTGTCCAAAAGTCAGCAGGCTCTGAGCCTTCCTCTACCGCCTGCACCTTCACAGGGCTGTTTTTGTTGAGGCACAACTCTGGCGGACATCTaatacatgcacagacacaaatgttAAGAACAACCAATGGACTCTACAGACTAATAAAAGCTCATCGATTTTATGTAACTCACATTTGAGTGAGACGCTCCACTGCCCTCTTGCTGACCTCTCTGATGCTGCTGTGAGCTTTACAACCTGTCCAGAGGTACAACACCCCCTGGTGGCTGTTCAGCAGGACAACAGAGCCCCTGGAGCGTAGACTTGCACAGGAGCAATCCACCTCCAACAGAGATCCCTCCTCTTTAAGCTCCCCTCGCACACAGAACAGACGCCACTCTACTAccagaaaaacatttagaacCACGTTTAAcaagcatttgtttttctaacatGATTAAGAAAAAAGCTTTAAAGCTCACCAGCTTTAGAGGACGCCTCCTCTCGCTTGCCCTTGTGAATGACAAGGCCTCCCtggaaaagctgcaggaaacagGGAGGTTCTTTTCCCTGAGATACAACCACCTtcaacaaagacaaaattagAGTCAGTAAAACAACGGCCCATTCAGAGAAGCACTGGAAATATCATTAAATAGTTTAAGGTTTTATAGTTCAGTGCAGGAAAAGAACTACAGTAAAATCCTTTATCTTTAGTATAAATAAATGCTCTGTATTCagtatcttattttattttgtagtaaaaaCTATAGTcaagtcattttaatgtttcaatctgcaagaaatattttatataaatcgTTAAATCATTAAATCTACAGTACTGGATGTTCCTCTTACAGAGCCTGAGAGTAGCCATAAATCCATTTTATGGCTGTAACTCACAGTAGGTTGCAGCTGTGCAGCTTGCAGAAGTTTATACTTTTACCTGTGAATCTTCATGGTTGTTTATCCCTATggacagaaaagcagcagtgtcACGTCCACTGACAGTGGAGTGACGACCCCGCCACAAGAAGAAggcagtgttttctgtttgtccagGGCCCCTGCTACACTCATCTGAACTGTCCGTGTTATCTACAGGAGAGAATGGAGagacatttacaaaatgttgaCAATGTTATAAAATCAGGAGCGTGAAGCTGAGGTCTCATTTCATGAATAATCACTAACCCACACTGTTGATGCTGTATGTCCAGCGGATCACGTAGGAGTCTCCCTCATGAAGCTGTCCAGTGCTCTCCACAGGAATTTCACTGTCATCAAACTCCTGGACGTGCCAGGTGTCCACAGAGACGGTTTTCAGCTCCCTCTGATTTTCCTCCTCCAGCGTGATGACTCCGTACCCCCTCTGGACATCGACTCCACCCAGGATCAAACTGTCCTCTTCCAGCAACTGGCCCGACAGTAGAGCTTTGGCGTCACATGAACTCATGAGGTCCGACAATGGCAACACAGGCTGGACTGACTGAACCGGGATGGACTGAGGTGAGAGGGAGCGCAGGAAGAAACATGTTGGGTGTTCAAGTTATTAACTTCTTTTCCCAGAATGCTTAATCACACTCTATAATTAGCAGGTAGAATCAGAAATGGTAGAACCTAAACAAAGTTGACTTTTCTGGTAGTGAAGACTTTTCCTTAATGAAAACAATAGTGTAAAATTGCTGCGCTGGAAAAACCTGATGTTTGCGTCGTGGAAATGTGGAATACAATACAAAACCACTGTGCATCGAAGCTTGTAAGAATCAATATATATTGTCATTTTCAAAACCCACAATAATCCACACATCATCGACAAACCTGTGTCTCGTGTTTCACCAAGGGAGCTTCCTCACTTCCTCCACTGCTGCACTTCCAGTCCAAAAACTTCTCCTTGAACAGGGTCGTCTCATTGTGCTCTGAGACGACACCAAACAACGCCCAGCTGGGACGACCCTCCCCTCTCCTGAACATAGAAAGAGAGGTAAGAGAACAAATGTCCTCAAACCAATACAGcacatatgtttttttaagctgctTGTTatcactgtaactgtaacagCATCACAAACCGAGTTTAGACTGAAGCTAAgcctaaatctaaataatggTCTTAAATAAAACTCAGTGGGTGATGAGCAGAGGAACACTATTATTCTACCTGATGTGAATGTCTCATATGTAGTTGTTCAGTGTCTGAGCATTTTACATAAGAGGGATGGGGGGCCCCCCATTATCTGGCTGTGCCCAGGGACCCAGCTGCTCATAGTCCATCCATGGTTGTGGGGTTATTAAGATGGATGCAGCTATGAGAGACGATGACGGAGCGGGGCGAGTACATGTATGTATACTAAACATTGATAGAATCACTGTGCAGGTAGTTTCCAAAAAGTATTTCATCATTATAACCTGCTTCTgtgtactgtttgttttgtttataatgTCTGTACTTACACATTTAGGGGTTTGAGGTCAAAAGTATGTGTTTCAAAAATCACAGTATCTCCAATCCCAATCAGTACAACGATCAGATTTAGAGAGTTTTCCCACTAGAGAGGAGACTTATAGCAGTAGGTCTATGAATGTTTCCAACTAATACAGTATACTTGACTTTAAGTCTAATTTTCAAGTTGCACACTGTACTGCAGGACTGCTGTGCCACTTGTCTGGATGTGTAAACGACTTTATTTCGCCAGCTGCAGCACCAGTGTGCGGTGTGGACTTAACAGCATGCTGGGATTTTATAGCATGTCTTGTGGACACAATACAGTATGCTGGGGTTTCTCCATGTGCAGCTTGGAATTACAAGCTGTTTGCTTAGGTTTTACACTGCATCGTAAAAACCTATGGCAGACCGTGTGTTTGCACAATTTACTTGATACTATATGCGGGATCTGTCCTTGTGTAATTTGGATTTACACCCACCGCTTTGGTTTTACTGTGTACACACACCAATGCTCAATACATGTGGTGAGTTCGTACAGCTCGGTCGTCTCTGAGATCTGCTTTTACTTGTACTTTTCATTGTGAAGTACAGACTAAAAGCTTTACTCATTCCATTGCCTGCAGCGTGAACTTACAGTTGTACACTCGGGTTGCTCTGTGTGGGATCCAGTGGGTTGACTCGACAGTTGCTGTAGTCATAAGCTCCGACCCACACCTGGTGAGTCAGCTGGAGAGCAACATTTCTCCTGCTGAAGGAAACGTCCTGTCCGTGCCACAGGTACACCTCACTGCCGAAATCAAAGACCAGAGCCTGGACATAAAGGAAATGTATGAGCTCGCTAATATAATCATACAAAGTAGCACCAAGtcaacaacacagcaacaggaGAGTGCAATGGAGACATCACACCTCAGCGGAGCCCAGCAGGGAGATGGTGGGGATGGAGGCCCAGGCTTGTTCATGGGGCACCAGTCTGTTCTCCACCAGCCTGTACACACAGTTGGACTCTACCACACCACGCTCATAGACATCATCCTCCTCTGGTGCACCGGCTCCTGTGGGGAGAGTGTAACAGGACACCCGCAATTTAGTGTACGCTGATCCAACAGATATTTAATTTCAAACGGCTACTCTGTGGGAACTTCTCTTCTGATGTGTCTCGCTATAGGGTTcacacaacatactgtaggtcGCAACCAGTGGAAACGTCAGCTAAATTTTTCAAttaatgaaacactgaagatgAGACACTCTGGTTGTTGCATGTACGTGCATGTTCACAGTCCCCTggtgtgtttaataaaacacttgACGTCTAACCTCTGTACTGTGTTCTCCCTCCTAGAAGAGTCCAGAAGTCTGCAGCCAGGTTACTGTCAGATTTCAGCCCCTCCTCCAGTTGGACGACTTGGGAGGCCTGACAGCCGAGATCCCTCTGGCTCTGGATGGACGATGCCAGCTCTGCGGCCtgaaaaaaaccaaacaatagtttctaatttaaaagcaaaacaggaATGTGGCTATGGGCAGAATGTTTGAAACTGTGTTGCATAAATGTATTATGAGAATAGGTTGTAGAagccattttattttgatgttccTGTGGCAGGAACAGATTCTGttctaataattataatatcaTTAATGCTGAAACGCTAACTCTACACAGCATTGACAATAAATCACTCCAGCATTTTATGTATATGGCGAGATTTGATAGTGGTGGCACACAGACAGTTCAAGCAATGATAAAAACACCTCTTATATCCTGGTACCCTGCAAACAACATGTGAaggatattaaaaaactgaactgtACACCACGTTTCTGTTGTCGTTGGTACCTTGGTTTTCTCTTGTTCATTAGCAAACTCTCCGCTCCACAGAACGCAGTGTTCTGGAGTGACCAGCAGGAAGCAGTCTCCACTGTTCAGCGACCTCACTGAGGGCTCCACCAGACGCACCTGGACATGCCGCCTACCTGTTATCACAGGCTGGATTTAGTATTAACACCTGAAGATCATCAggcacacatacataaaaaaaccaAGTGTTTGCTGACCTTTGATGTGAATGAGCATCAGGCTGCTGAAGGGAGGATAAGCTGTAGTTGGAGCATCTAAGGAAGATATGAAGTCTTTTGATCTGGCAGGATGTGAAGGTGCCACAGAGGAGTTCTTAGACTCTGTGGAGAGAACAAACACAAGATGAGAGaactgagaaacaaaaagaaagtaaaaaaagaaataaatccatCTGCTCACTGTTCTCTGCTTGGATCCTCTCCTCAGCAGCTGTGTTGACTCCCTCTCCCATGTAGTCCTGCCTGATGTCCTCTCTGGCTGCAAGAGCCCTCAGAGGGTTTCTGGAGCCCTGAGTCCGACGAGATGGACGGACTGACCTCCTGTGCTCTGCTACTGCTGACGTCAGtctgtaccacacacacacaccaaacctCCATGAGGATGCACTACACTGATTATGCATTAGCCATAtatcttgttgttttgtgcaaGTCAAATATCATGTACACACAACAGGAATTACAGTGGAGGATGAAATGAAATTTTGGAAATGATGGTAAGAAGGTAAGACAAGATGATAAATTACAAATTGTTTCATTCATGAAATGATagattttgttcttgtttgaaTACAATCAAATGGTAATTGTATTTCATCTTTTAGAATTATTCTCACACACTGGAGATTTGTATaatcaaaaaaaataaacacgaGAAACTACAATGAAAAGACCTTCAGTACAAAATCTGTTATATTTTTAGACACCAGAGCAGTGTGTAAACTACATCTGTTAAATGCttgatgaaatgtaaaaaagatgCTAGCACCTTCAACATCCCTGAATCCttcatatatttataatacAGCAAATGTATTAGTATAAATACTATTATAATTTGTGGTAAAAACCAGGCTCACATCGGTGTGTTGTTCTGgcagaggacatccaggtccTGCTCACTCTCTGTGGCTGC of Anabas testudineus chromosome 8, fAnaTes1.2, whole genome shotgun sequence contains these proteins:
- the svilc gene encoding supervillin isoform X5; translation: MENPVLEPRSERIARYKAERRRELAERYGSVEELPSKWVRRDGKEAHEPAIQAHRETLNSDGLSERVNGRTRGVTNGLEAESKHLRQGSKDSASTLSGQGHLIPHGDGPQLHTRVLVGQLRSALLQQTGSGVQPEKVCPDAGRAASSLDLAVKPGSEGVRRRTRRYLPTGSGGSRKTSERFRTQPITANEMEESSGMLDAAEEENGKADVKTDERAKMSVAAKMSLFKELEKSAAPEASTYLKPRSSSVCHERRVRRGNDHRFLTQPITCEEMVSVSASKAEPPAESQSVQAESAEGGDESCKLSMSEKLALFNKLSLPGRQEESKADGPPERRRQKGSRYRTQPITVEEVNLLQKGPVLLPAFRLSSDLSDRQQALSVNLKPSEVRLTQSRPETETRSGEHSPDQQDLQHHDSEPGLRGILKKSRSGGSEWSRTEDSQMDAPFSQEQNGGGCGDAAIQGRQEETESQVSTAPCRERPSSVDGVSLTAAPWRQRTRNRKGTSGSTSARPPLDVRSCQAKPQEQSASSVDHSSDTCGNVEQQDEQDCKTTAMGHVQVTLGDGSTTLHDTTNTSSSKEETENLHVDSVSPQCWEPVFASVYSSSTPQYIMCFNQTNLSFEAQEVSSPTSNLIQPQWRQKGKEVEDEQFHVDKEEETNAPQETNEQGAGRMAKRGFVSPESDINGISHNKRHSAEAPTESSMEPVIDFEAPQSSPQEVKEETSVDDSVTSDGGFYSDQSPPSACSHPPSGDIAATESEQDLDVLCQNNTPILTSAVAEHRRSVRPSRRTQGSRNPLRALAAREDIRQDYMGEGVNTAAEERIQAENKSKNSSVAPSHPARSKDFISSLDAPTTAYPPFSSLMLIHIKGRRHVQVRLVEPSVRSLNSGDCFLLVTPEHCVLWSGEFANEQEKTKAAELASSIQSQRDLGCQASQVVQLEEGLKSDSNLAADFWTLLGGRTQYRGAGAPEEDDVYERGVVESNCVYRLVENRLVPHEQAWASIPTISLLGSAEALVFDFGSEVYLWHGQDVSFSRRNVALQLTHQVWVGAYDYSNCRVNPLDPTQSNPSVQLRGEGRPSWALFGVVSEHNETTLFKEKFLDWKCSSGGSEEAPLVKHETQSIPVQSVQPVLPLSDLMSSCDAKALLSGQLLEEDSLILGGVDVQRGYGVITLEEENQRELKTVSVDTWHVQEFDDSEIPVESTGQLHEGDSYVIRWTYSINSVDNTDSSDECSRGPGQTENTAFFLWRGRHSTVSGRDTAAFLSIGINNHEDSQVVVSQGKEPPCFLQLFQGGLVIHKGKREEASSKAVEWRLFCVRGELKEEGSLLEVDCSCASLRSRGSVVLLNSHQGVLYLWTGCKAHSSIREVSKRAVERLTQICPPELCLNKNSPVKVQAVEEGSEPADFWTALGEMDRKAYDCMLQDPGKYNFTPRLFHLSACSGSFQAKELQSPCRVPGIVMAMPFVQESLYSVQQPALFLLDNRLEVYLWQRGQPEQTESADSAWSRWHNERRCALQTALQYCKELNPRRPPQAYLIFEGSEPLTFTNVFPHWDKSLGPHTQGDTGQVKLTLVQDALAQLMNTQYPLEELLQSPLPEGVDPQQLEVYLSDQDFQTVLEMKRDEYASLPSWKQTDLKKSKGLLY
- the svilc gene encoding supervillin isoform X3; amino-acid sequence: MENPVLEPRSERIARYKAERRRELAERYGSVEELPSKWVRRDGKEAHEPAIQAHRETLNSDGLSERVNGRTRGVTNGLEAESKHLRQGSKDSASTLSGQGHLIPHGDGPQLHTRVLVGQLRSALLQQTGSGVQPEKVCPDAGRAASSLDLAVKPGSEGVRRRTRRYLPTGSGGSRKTSERFRTQPITANEMEESSGMLDAAEEENGKADVKTDERAKMSVAAKMSLFKELEKSAAPEASTYLKPRSSSVCHERRVRRGNDHRFLTQPITCEEMVSVSASKAEPPAESQSVQAESAEGGDESCKLSMSEKLALFNKLSLPGRQEESKADGPPERRRQKGSRYRTQPITVEEVNLLQKGPVLLPAFRLSSDLSDRQQALSVNLKPSEVRLTQSRPETETRSGEHSPDQQDLQHHDSEPGLRGILKKSRSGGSEWSRTEDSQMDAPFSQEQNGGGCGDAAIQGRQEETESQVSTAPCRERPSSVDGVSLTAAPWRQRTRNRKGTSGSTSARPPLDVRSCQAKPQEQSASSVDHSSDTCGNVEQQDEQDCKTTAMGHVQVTLGDGSTTLHDTTNTSSSKEETENLHVDSVSPQCWEPVFASVYSSSTPQYIMCFNQTNLSFEAQEVSSPTSNLIQPQWRQKGKEVEDEQFHVDKEEETNAPQETNEQGAGRMAKRGFVSPESDINGISHNKRHSAEAPTGTYTESSMEPVIDFEAAPQSSPQEVKEETSVDDSVTSDGGFYSDQSPPSACSHPPSGDIAATESEQDLDVLCQNNTPILTSAVAEHRRSVRPSRRTQGSRNPLRALAAREDIRQDYMGEGVNTAAEERIQAENKSKNSSVAPSHPARSKDFISSLDAPTTAYPPFSSLMLIHIKGRRHVQVRLVEPSVRSLNSGDCFLLVTPEHCVLWSGEFANEQEKTKAAELASSIQSQRDLGCQASQVVQLEEGLKSDSNLAADFWTLLGGRTQYRGAGAPEEDDVYERGVVESNCVYRLVENRLVPHEQAWASIPTISLLGSAEALVFDFGSEVYLWHGQDVSFSRRNVALQLTHQVWVGAYDYSNCRVNPLDPTQSNPSVQLRGEGRPSWALFGVVSEHNETTLFKEKFLDWKCSSGGSEEAPLVKHETQSIPVQSVQPVLPLSDLMSSCDAKALLSGQLLEEDSLILGGVDVQRGYGVITLEEENQRELKTVSVDTWHVQEFDDSEIPVESTGQLHEGDSYVIRWTYSINSVDNTDSSDECSRGPGQTENTAFFLWRGRHSTVSGRDTAAFLSIGINNHEDSQVVVSQGKEPPCFLQLFQGGLVIHKGKREEASSKAEWRLFCVRGELKEEGSLLEVDCSCASLRSRGSVVLLNSHQGVLYLWTGCKAHSSIREVSKRAVERLTQICPPELCLNKNSPVKVQAVEEGSEPADFWTALGEMDRKAYDCMLQDPGKYNFTPRLFHLSACSGSFQAKELQSPCRVPGIVMAMPFVQESLYSVQQPALFLLDNRLEVYLWQRGQPEQTESADSAWSRWHNERRCALQTALQYCKELNPRRPPQAYLIFEGSEPLTFTNVFPHWDKSLGPHTQGDTGQVKLTLVQDALAQLMNTQYPLEELLQSPLPEGVDPQQLEVYLSDQDFQTVLEMKRDEYASLPSWKQTDLKKSKGLLY